In Pseudorca crassidens isolate mPseCra1 chromosome 16, mPseCra1.hap1, whole genome shotgun sequence, one DNA window encodes the following:
- the FAM24B gene encoding protein FAM24B, producing MFCIGGGILLAVLVLMAAVICLYYKVANALKVPKVPISSALKDDPDMVTQDKVTAAITTGSYPSLQCCDECNLYAGFDALPPCFCDANEGL from the exons ATGTTCTGCATTGGTGGCGGTATCCTTTTGGCTGTGCTTGTGCTGATGGCTGCTGTCATCTGTCTTTACTACAAAGTAGCCAACGCATTGAA AGTTCCAAAGGTACCTATTTCTTCAGCCTTAAAAGATGATCCAGACATGGTCACCCAGGACAAGGTCACTGCGGCCATCACCACTGGGTCTTATCCCAGCCTCCAGTGCTGTGATGAATGTAACTTGTATGCTGGCTTTGATGCCCTGCCACCGTGCTTCTGTGATGCAAACGAGGGACTCTGA